The genomic segment CACCATGATCGTGCTGCCCATCTATCTGCAGATGGTGCTCGGCTACAACGCGCTCCAAGCGGGCTTGTCGATCGCGCCGCTGTCGCTGAGCATGTTCGGCGTCGCGCTGCTGGCCGGAAAACGCGTGGGCCGGCGCCGACCGGCCACCCTCATCCTCTGGGGGTTCCTGCTCCTCACGGTGGGCCTCGTCATCCTCATCCCGCTGGTGCCGCGGGCGGATTCCGGGTGGTGGCTCCTCGGCCCGCTGATCGTCTCGGGGGCGGGGCTCGGGCTGCTGGTGTCGCAACTGAACAACTACACCCTGTCTCCGGTCTCGGATGAGCGGGTCAGCGAGGCGGCGGGCGTGAATTCGGCCGCCGGTTCGTTCGGACTGTCGTTCGGTCTCGCCTTCGCCGGCGCGATCATGCTCGCCTCACTCTCGCTGATCTTCACCTCGCTGGCGATGGACAGCGAGGTGCTGCCTTCCGACGAGAAGCAACAGGTCGCGCAGGTGCTGGAAGAAGACGCCGAGATCCTCTCCAACGCTGCCCTGGCCGACCTTCTCGTCGGCCAACCCGACGACATCAAGGCTGAGATCATCCGCATCAACACCGAAGCGCGGCCGATCGCTCTGCAGATCGCTCTGTTGATCCCGATCCTGGCCGGTGGGGTCGGATTGCTCAACGGATTCCGGATGCGTCGACTACCCGACCCGAAGTCAAGCGGCACCGGGGAGGGTGTTCTGGCGGCGTGACGGCGCCCCGGCACCACATCCCTGACCGAGTTCACTACAGTGAGCGGTATGAGATCGAGGGGGATCGCCGTCGCACTGGGGTGCGCGCTGCTGCTGACAGGATGCACGGCCACGGAGTCGACGCCGACTCCGGCATCGACAACGGATTCAGCGGCCTTGGCCGCCGCCGAACGGTGCCCGGCCGGAACTCGCGTGCGCGACGAGCTCTGTCTCTCCGGCGACGAGACATCCGAAGCTCTGGCCGACATCCTGCACTCGCGGTTCGACGACGACAAGCTCTCGGCCGTCATCGCCGGAGTCTGGCACGACGGCGAGCCTCTGCTGTTCGGCGCCCTGGGCGACTCGATGCCCGGTGTGCCGGCCACGCCCGACATGCACCACATGCTCGGCAACCTGACGACGCCGATGCTGACGACGGCGTTCCTGCAGCAGGTCGAGGCCGGCGTGATCTCGCTCGACGACACGGTGTCGAAGTGGTACCCGGATCTCCCCGACGCCGACATCATCACGGTGGAGATGCTGCTCCACAACACCGCCGGATACTCGCAGTTCACGGGGCAGGCCGACTTCCTCGCCGACCTCTACGCCGATCCGTTCCGGGTGTGGACCGTCGACGACATCATCGCGATCGGCACGGCGGGCGGCCCCGTCTTCCCACCAGGTTCCGACTGGCAGTTCTCCGACACGAATTCGGCCGTGCTCGTGGGCATCCTCGCGCTGGCTACCGGCACGCCGGTCGAGAAGCTGATCCAGGACGGCGTGGTCGATCCGCTCGGCATGCACGACACCACGCTCACCCGCGACGGGAACTGGAAGCAGCCCATTCTCCAGGGCTACGACGGCGAACGCGGTGTGTGGGAGAACGTCACGGGCTGGAGCCCCACGTGGGCGCACTTCGCCGGGGGCGTCGGCAGCAACGCCCAGGATGTCGGCACCTTCCTCGACGCGCTCGCCTCGGGCGAGTTGCTCTCGAGCGAGTACCACGACATCCAGTGGGCCCCGACGACCGTGGGCATCGGCACGAACAAGCCCGACCAGTACTGGGCGATGGGGTTCCTGGTGGTGAAGGAATGGATGTTCCTGAATCCGACCATCCCCGGGTACAGCGGTGCCGGCGGCACCCTGCCGGAAGAGGGGTGGACGATGGTGGTCTACACCACGCCCTCGAAGGCCACCGACCCATCCGCGACCACCGCGACCGACATCTTCCGCGCGTTCACCGGCGTCGTGTCACCGGAGCATTCGCTCGAAGGGTGACGCCGAGGGAGACGTCGGCGTCACATTTCTGCCCCGTCACTTGTCTTAACGAGTAGACCCCGCACCGAGCCGGGCGTCATGACGGAAGGGCGAGATGATGAAGAAGGCGTTGTGGACCGCCACCTGGGAATGGCTGGCGCGCCCGTCGCACGTGCGCTCGGTGCATACGTTCCGTGTCGCGGCGGAGCGGGGTGACGACACCCGGCTGGCGACCCTGCTCGACCCCGATGTCGCCGTGGTTGTCGAGTCGGCCGATGCCGAGAATCCCACCATCGCAGTGGTGAAGGGCGCGCACGAGGCCGTCACGGTGCTCCGTCACGGGATGGCCACCGACCCGAACCTCGTCATCTCCGAGCGACCCGTGAACAGCCAGGCCGGTCTCGTGCTCGAGCGCGCCGGAGAGGTGACCGCCGCCATCACGATCGACTTCTCGCACGACCTGATCAGCCTGGTCTGGGTGCGGCTGAGGCCCAGCCTGCTGCGGCACGGCCAGCAGGGCTGACCGACCGTCACACCGTCCGGCGGCTGCGTGATCGTTCGACACCCACCCCGAACGCGGGCTGCCGCTCACGGCACCCGGGCCGTAAGGTCGGGACCATGTCCTCAGCCACACTGTCCTCGACCCCGCTCAACCGGCCCGCGCTCTCTTCCGGTGTGAAGGTCACGACGATCGTCTTCGCGGCGCTCGCCGCAGTCGGGCTCATCGTCACACTCATCCTGTTGTTCGTGACGCTGGCCTCCGTCGACACCGAGGAGTTCGGTTGGTATTTCGCGTTCTCGGTCATCGCGTCGATCCTCAACCTGATCCCGGCGGTGGTCGTGCTGATCATGGGCATAGTGAGTCGCCGCGCCGCAAGTCGTGTGCCGCTCATCGGCATCGTTCTGGGTGCCGTGGTGCTGGCCGTGCTGGCGGCGCAGTTCATCTTCCTCGCCACGGTCTGACAGTCTCGCTTCGCGGCGAAGGCTGACACACTCAGCCGAGCAGCTTCGCCTTGCCCGCCGCGAACTCGTCGTCGGACAGGATGCCCTGGGTGTGCAGATCGGCCAGCTGCTGGAGCTGAGCCATGAGATCACCACCCGCGGCCGGCGCCGCAGCGACCGGTGCGGCCACCGGGGCCGCCGCCTGCTGAGCCGCCACCGCCTGCTGCGCAGCGGCATCCATCTGGGCCTGCTGCTGCTCCTGCTCGTAGGCGGCCGCCTCCGCGGCCTGCTGATCTTTCGCGTCACGGCGGGAGCGCATCCCGCCCGACACCGCAGTCGCCGTTCCTGCGACGACCGCCGTCGTCGCCGCCGCGCGGATCAGTCCACCGCGTCTCATCCTCCGACCGAGCATGGTCGTCTCCTTCTGCTTCTTCTCGACTCGCTGAACACCGAATCCGGATGCTCAGGCGCTCGTCATCGCGACGAGCTCATTGACGACGGGGGCCGGGATCCGCTCCGAACCCAGCACCATCCCGCCGGCGCGATCGAGGGCCTGCGCGAACTCGCGCGCCCAGGCGTGTTCGACCACCAGGATCGCCGCCGAGGTGCCCGGCGCGAGCGACTCGGCGAGGTCTTCGACGTCTTCGTCACCGGCCAATCCCATCTCGGCGACCTCGAGGTCGTTCAACCCGTAGTCGTCGGCCAGCTCTTCGATCTCGAGCACCGTGAGCTCGCCCAGGTCGGAGCGGGTCACGAACAAGAGGTCGAGCAGATTGACGGTCTCGGCACGCACGAGATCCCGGATCGCGTCGACCACGTCGGTGCCCGGCCGCTCGCCGGAGAACCCGATGAGATAGATCTCGACCGGGCCGTATTCGAAATCGGTCATGGCTTCGTCCTTTCACGTCGTGCCGCTCGTCATCGCGGTGAGTCGACGCTAGTGCGGTCGCCGCCGACGCGGCTCATGCTGATCGGATGATGCCGAACCGGTGCTCAAACAGGCACAGTCGATTCGACCAGGAAAGAGGTTGGGATCATGACTGATGTCAAAGTGACCGGGTGGGTCGGTTGGGCGCTCTTCGCCGGGGTGATTCTCATCGTCAGCGGATTCTTCGGAGTCATCCAGGGTCTGGCCGCGCTGATCGGGCCCGACACCTATTACGCGGTGGGAGGCGGATCGCTGCTGCTGTTCGACGTTCAGGGCTGGGGGTGGTGGACGCTCATCATCGGTGTGCTGATGGTGCTGACCGGAGCCGCTCTCTTCACAGGCCAGACGTGGGCCCGGGTGGTGGCCATCATCCTCGCGGTGATCAGCGCCCTGGTGCAGATGTTCCTGTTGCCCGCGCAGCCGTGGTGGGCCGTGCTCGTCATTGCG from the Herbiconiux aconitum genome contains:
- a CDS encoding SHOCT domain-containing protein — its product is MRRGGLIRAAATTAVVAGTATAVSGGMRSRRDAKDQQAAEAAAYEQEQQQAQMDAAAQQAVAAQQAAAPVAAPVAAAPAAGGDLMAQLQQLADLHTQGILSDDEFAAGKAKLLG
- a CDS encoding DUF7144 family membrane protein, with protein sequence MTDVKVTGWVGWALFAGVILIVSGFFGVIQGLAALIGPDTYYAVGGGSLLLFDVQGWGWWTLIIGVLMVLTGAALFTGQTWARVVAIILAVISALVQMFLLPAQPWWAVLVIAIDVLIIYALTAHGRELRAAN
- a CDS encoding serine hydrolase domain-containing protein, giving the protein MRSRGIAVALGCALLLTGCTATESTPTPASTTDSAALAAAERCPAGTRVRDELCLSGDETSEALADILHSRFDDDKLSAVIAGVWHDGEPLLFGALGDSMPGVPATPDMHHMLGNLTTPMLTTAFLQQVEAGVISLDDTVSKWYPDLPDADIITVEMLLHNTAGYSQFTGQADFLADLYADPFRVWTVDDIIAIGTAGGPVFPPGSDWQFSDTNSAVLVGILALATGTPVEKLIQDGVVDPLGMHDTTLTRDGNWKQPILQGYDGERGVWENVTGWSPTWAHFAGGVGSNAQDVGTFLDALASGELLSSEYHDIQWAPTTVGIGTNKPDQYWAMGFLVVKEWMFLNPTIPGYSGAGGTLPEEGWTMVVYTTPSKATDPSATTATDIFRAFTGVVSPEHSLEG
- a CDS encoding DUF6325 family protein translates to MTDFEYGPVEIYLIGFSGERPGTDVVDAIRDLVRAETVNLLDLLFVTRSDLGELTVLEIEELADDYGLNDLEVAEMGLAGDEDVEDLAESLAPGTSAAILVVEHAWAREFAQALDRAGGMVLGSERIPAPVVNELVAMTSA